One genomic window of Pecten maximus chromosome 3, xPecMax1.1, whole genome shotgun sequence includes the following:
- the LOC117324050 gene encoding uncharacterized protein LOC117324050 — protein sequence MINRTESVQNDEENMLGINTTGLVFLGIFSVLFLMTCILSAVKAVKDRKKIKSRIEAKRRLRLEQSAYENPENGAIQKGLEGEVTSDKREKDLDATAVSSDANNHTQVFRTVSADDVIIDEQKKYLNNVENSCVSNSNLSSSVPDLQRKISPECLAVKKQIRRTSYAIAIDSHSWLPKDQPRYAKTAAIIKTYNLQPGTTKSYENRAFDPNDTQ from the exons ATGATAAACAGAACCGAAAGTGTTCAAAACGATGAGGAAAACATGCTTGGAATTAACACGACTGGTTTGGTGTTTCTGGGAATTTTCAGCGTCTTGTTTCTAATGACATGTATTCTATCAGCCGTCAAAGCTGTCAA agacaggaaaaaaataaaatccagGATAGAAGCCAAGCGACGACTGCGTTTGGAACAATCCGCTTACGAAAATCCAGAAAATGGAGCTATTCAAAAAGGCCTCGAGGGGGAGGTTACTTCAGATAAGCGTGAGAAAGACTTAGACGCAACTGCGGTGTCCTCGGACGCCAACAACCACACTCAGGTGTTCCGAACAGTATCGGCCGACGATGTTATTATTGATGAACAAAAGAAGTATTTAAATAATGTGGAGAACAGTTGTGTTTCTAATTCGAATCTGTCAAGTTCAGTACCGGACTTACAACGAAAGATATCGCCCGAATGTCTGGCAGTCAAAAAACAAATTCGAAGAACTTCCTATGCAATCGCAATAGACAGCCACTCCTGGCTACCGAAGGATCAGCCACGGTATGCTAAGACAGCAGctataataaaaacatataaccTTCAACCAGGAACAACGAAATCGTATGAAAACAGAGCATTCGATCCGAACGATACACAATGA